From Alteromonas australica, one genomic window encodes:
- a CDS encoding Zn-ribbon protein, translated as MALVNCPSCNKKTSDKAKVCPHCDFRIGNASAEDIERKQQLQKFKKLQSIQNQSLLAMLIFVAGFAFMYWGGTRPGDLQHNLAIVCSITGFVWYLVNRVRTVLIKRFS; from the coding sequence ATGGCACTCGTCAATTGTCCTTCATGTAACAAAAAGACCTCAGACAAAGCAAAAGTTTGCCCCCACTGTGACTTTCGCATTGGCAACGCTTCGGCTGAAGATATTGAGCGTAAGCAGCAGCTACAAAAATTTAAGAAATTACAAAGTATTCAAAATCAGTCATTGCTAGCCATGCTAATATTTGTAGCAGGGTTTGCTTTTATGTATTGGGGCGGTACTCGTCCAGGAGATTTACAGCATAACCTGGCGATTGTTTGCAGTATCACGGGCTTTGTGTGGTATCTTGTGAACCGCGTAAGAACAGTATTAATTAAACGATTTTCTTGA
- a CDS encoding CC0125/CC1285 family lipoprotein, with protein MFNLFSNATQATKACDRFKAIARPASMAAVLALTACSTTPVAVPTPYKAAVTKEGYGYSSVQLSDNEYRVLFKATDETPADKVQEYALQRAGQIAMKQGYQYLAIVKTNVDKRPIEARRVITEPSSPATFTQDQQCTMSGCSQVAQPTAAEGQNSVQSTMINDIYYSIVVRMANAKEGLGKNVMAVSDIPPIEKK; from the coding sequence ATGTTTAATCTTTTCTCAAACGCCACTCAAGCCACAAAGGCGTGTGACAGGTTCAAGGCCATCGCCAGGCCAGCCTCAATGGCTGCTGTATTAGCGTTAACCGCCTGCAGCACGACGCCGGTAGCGGTGCCTACACCTTACAAGGCTGCGGTAACTAAAGAAGGGTACGGTTACTCAAGTGTTCAGTTAAGTGACAACGAATATCGTGTGCTATTTAAGGCCACTGACGAAACCCCAGCTGACAAGGTACAAGAGTACGCGCTGCAACGGGCTGGGCAAATTGCCATGAAACAAGGTTATCAATACTTAGCCATTGTGAAGACCAATGTGGACAAACGTCCAATTGAAGCCCGTAGAGTCATAACAGAGCCATCTTCCCCTGCAACCTTTACCCAAGATCAGCAATGTACGATGTCTGGTTGTTCACAAGTTGCGCAACCCACTGCGGCTGAAGGGCAAAATAGTGTACAAAGCACTATGATCAATGACATTTACTATTCCATTGTAGTACGCATGGCTAACGCAAAAGAAGGCTTAGGCAAAAACGTGATGGCAGTGAGTGATATTCCGCCCATTGAGAAAAAATAA
- a CDS encoding YeaC family protein: protein MNIDVLVNSMTADVYERLRSAVETGKWPDGTPLSDDQKASSMQAVLLYQAKIAKSSEHMTVNENGEIVHKSKQEFKRALQGDSDDNNTIARFKQDDI from the coding sequence ATGAATATAGATGTATTAGTAAACAGCATGACCGCAGACGTATATGAACGCCTGCGTAGTGCAGTGGAAACAGGTAAGTGGCCGGATGGTACGCCGTTAAGTGACGATCAAAAAGCGAGCAGTATGCAAGCCGTTTTGCTGTATCAGGCAAAAATTGCGAAGTCTTCGGAACACATGACCGTGAATGAAAACGGTGAAATAGTGCATAAAAGCAAGCAAGAATTCAAACGCGCCCTCCAAGGCGACAGTGATGATAACAATACCATAGCGCGGTTTAAACAGGATGATATTTAG
- a CDS encoding DUF349 domain-containing protein has translation MIFSRLFAPSHTSQNPEKRREAIKNLSPEKPTDKTLLHELAFNDENADVSLDALNKLGSFVLWQKMSQIAKHERVQRTANKVVLACLMGEGEITISRAEKAAFLKESASGDLVQQVVLADPELLHDISLAKVLIEKVAKPAFFQNVFLHYASGELQAVMLSMIDDLSLLQKLEKKTKGQAIHSEVQARVNAHKEASEKPKRLLREITLCLSKYNALLDKSDVEDIEDKQATLEGDYKALLRDASILSEQDKDEVEQKYLRISQSLERYLARLRPEWEAKQAKAHIEKLEALCNEQRKHATQQVDWLYYERLCDATIADVAVVNESVRALEATFEHLENTSANSSLVDKTTQTLSQLNEKITAFSMQQQYAQKLLVVIADAESLADTVTAATDTLKSDSAESQVESVEEKADSQSNNVVDVKVEFNALNEKFDGLKAQLSSIPKGLMSRWKKASARINKQHVQEKANIDAKLRQCRKQLSVIESLIEQGRYRAAMAKFEKVRELVSSSDEGTQKAVAKRFEGVAEEISRLEGWQSYIAGPRKPALLEEAKRLALTPMEDVKSRTESIRYLRQQWLSLGSSAEDKDTLQVAFDDALEQAFQPCRDYYADMDAKREEAKLVREAIVADAQSIDLSQPEATVVKVVDRLSKAWHQAGQVDKKDYESLKRAWKTAIAPAQDKIHAWNMANKEQKQALVAEAQQLAGAEALSGASEKAQQLQAQWKTIGHAGKRDESRLWKSFKQANDTLFERLKAQRKAQSNEFDAQFSQLMDSLSTADEAANESEVNDIIAGVEEAAAGLPHGLKAKLQKRIATLTASRDKAKIAHKKAQQDARATAFAEQLRCKLEGADEALKNSESHAALLGKRWTNLFSHASGASHSRHWLTVALEAVAEMPTPEADANLRTDVQLTMMTAKLEHGEQVDPVQLLEDWVAIGDITADEGALVERVIAVVNARPEWLG, from the coding sequence ATGATATTTAGTCGGTTATTTGCTCCTTCTCACACCAGTCAGAATCCCGAAAAAAGACGGGAAGCCATAAAAAATCTATCACCGGAAAAACCCACAGATAAAACACTATTACACGAGTTGGCGTTTAATGATGAAAATGCCGATGTCAGCTTAGACGCCTTAAATAAGCTGGGGTCTTTCGTGTTATGGCAAAAAATGTCCCAGATTGCTAAGCATGAACGTGTACAACGTACAGCAAACAAAGTGGTGTTAGCGTGTCTAATGGGCGAAGGAGAAATTACGATTTCCCGAGCCGAAAAAGCCGCATTTCTAAAAGAATCGGCCAGTGGCGATTTAGTACAGCAGGTTGTCCTTGCTGACCCTGAATTATTGCACGATATTTCTTTGGCTAAAGTGTTAATTGAAAAAGTCGCCAAGCCAGCCTTCTTCCAAAACGTGTTTTTACACTACGCTAGCGGTGAACTTCAGGCGGTTATGCTATCGATGATAGATGATTTGTCTTTGCTACAAAAGCTGGAAAAGAAAACCAAAGGGCAGGCCATTCATTCTGAGGTACAAGCGCGGGTTAACGCCCATAAAGAAGCCAGCGAGAAACCCAAACGCTTATTGCGAGAAATCACTTTATGCCTGTCAAAATACAATGCCTTGTTAGACAAGAGTGATGTGGAAGATATAGAGGATAAGCAAGCAACGCTTGAAGGTGATTATAAAGCGCTTTTACGTGATGCTTCCATTTTATCTGAACAAGATAAGGACGAGGTTGAGCAAAAATACCTGCGTATTTCGCAATCATTAGAACGCTACCTTGCCCGCCTTCGTCCAGAATGGGAAGCCAAGCAGGCTAAAGCGCATATCGAAAAGTTGGAGGCCTTGTGCAACGAGCAGCGCAAGCATGCTACTCAGCAAGTTGATTGGCTTTATTACGAGCGATTATGCGATGCAACCATTGCTGATGTCGCCGTGGTTAATGAGTCGGTACGTGCGTTAGAGGCGACATTCGAGCACCTTGAAAATACGTCGGCAAATTCAAGCCTGGTTGATAAAACAACACAGACACTATCGCAGTTGAATGAAAAAATAACAGCGTTTTCTATGCAACAGCAATACGCCCAAAAACTATTGGTTGTTATTGCCGACGCGGAATCCCTGGCTGACACTGTAACCGCCGCCACTGATACCTTGAAGTCTGACTCAGCGGAATCTCAGGTAGAAAGCGTTGAGGAAAAAGCCGATAGTCAATCGAATAACGTGGTCGACGTCAAAGTAGAATTCAACGCACTTAACGAAAAGTTTGATGGGCTTAAGGCGCAACTTTCTTCAATACCTAAAGGTTTGATGTCACGTTGGAAAAAAGCCAGTGCCCGTATTAATAAGCAACACGTGCAGGAAAAAGCCAACATTGACGCTAAACTTCGTCAATGCAGAAAGCAACTGAGTGTGATTGAAAGCCTGATTGAGCAAGGTCGATATCGTGCGGCCATGGCAAAATTTGAGAAAGTTCGTGAACTTGTCAGTAGCAGTGATGAAGGTACACAAAAAGCAGTAGCAAAGCGTTTTGAAGGCGTTGCTGAGGAAATTTCTCGTTTAGAAGGTTGGCAGTCTTATATTGCTGGCCCTCGCAAGCCAGCGTTACTTGAAGAGGCGAAGCGACTAGCATTGACGCCCATGGAAGACGTGAAATCAAGAACCGAGTCTATTCGGTATTTGCGACAACAATGGCTTTCTCTTGGAAGTAGTGCAGAAGATAAAGATACGTTGCAGGTGGCATTTGATGACGCCCTGGAGCAGGCATTTCAACCTTGCCGAGATTACTATGCCGACATGGATGCTAAGCGGGAAGAAGCCAAACTGGTTCGTGAAGCAATTGTTGCCGATGCGCAGTCAATTGATCTCAGCCAGCCTGAAGCTACTGTGGTGAAAGTGGTAGATAGACTGAGTAAGGCATGGCACCAAGCGGGTCAAGTAGATAAGAAAGACTACGAGTCACTTAAACGCGCGTGGAAAACGGCAATTGCTCCAGCACAAGATAAAATTCATGCTTGGAACATGGCCAATAAAGAACAGAAACAGGCGTTAGTGGCAGAAGCCCAACAACTGGCCGGGGCTGAAGCGCTCTCAGGTGCATCTGAAAAAGCCCAGCAGTTACAAGCTCAATGGAAAACCATTGGTCATGCAGGAAAGCGAGACGAGAGCCGGTTATGGAAAAGCTTTAAACAAGCCAACGATACCTTGTTTGAACGCTTAAAAGCGCAAAGGAAGGCACAATCTAACGAATTTGATGCACAATTTTCCCAATTGATGGATTCGCTGTCTACCGCTGATGAGGCGGCTAATGAAAGCGAAGTCAACGACATTATCGCGGGTGTTGAAGAAGCTGCGGCAGGCTTGCCCCATGGCCTTAAAGCCAAACTACAAAAGCGGATCGCCACGCTTACCGCCAGCCGTGATAAAGCAAAAATTGCTCACAAAAAAGCCCAGCAGGACGCGCGTGCTACGGCTTTTGCCGAGCAATTGAGGTGTAAGCTTGAGGGAGCCGACGAGGCACTTAAAAATAGCGAAAGCCATGCGGCCTTGTTGGGTAAACGCTGGACAAATTTATTTTCACACGCTAGCGGAGCCAGCCACAGTCGACACTGGTTAACCGTGGCACTTGAAGCGGTGGCTGAAATGCCCACGCCTGAAGCAGATGCTAACCTAAGAACCGATGTTCAGTTAACCATGATGACTGCCAAGTTAGAACATGGTGAGCAAGTAGACCCTGTTCAATTATTAGAAGATTGGGTGGCAATAGGTGATATTACCGCGGATGAAGGCGCTTTAGTTGAACGCGTTATTGCGGTCGTTAATGCTAGGCCTGAATGGTTAGGTTGA
- a CDS encoding DUF1328 domain-containing protein has product MLGWAITFFIIAIIAAVFGFGGIAGAATGIAQFLFFVFVALLVISLVANALRGKSPKV; this is encoded by the coding sequence ATGTTAGGTTGGGCAATTACATTTTTTATTATCGCCATTATTGCAGCAGTTTTTGGCTTCGGCGGTATCGCTGGCGCGGCAACAGGTATAGCACAGTTTCTGTTTTTTGTGTTTGTTGCACTACTTGTTATCTCTTTAGTCGCTAACGCACTACGCGGTAAGTCACCAAAGGTATAG